One window of the Colletotrichum destructivum chromosome 4, complete sequence genome contains the following:
- a CDS encoding Putative cDENN domain, uDENN domain, tripartite DENN domain, DENN domain lobe protein: protein MAPSLHAHSSFTRPRTGDRDGRPTTRDQGDNNLIIPSRTSSLHSRITQPIPSTLNAKPQQRTPKTLTHAYMVCGVGREPSQWVKAPAPAQGKIGHMKGAVGQFWLPEILGSSPRLEQDNEIARSLHAAMRACFPHDVEICTGRSQPHCVHHAFVLQQDSSHTLYGICLRVWSRADEKRAETIRDLRKRTEPDYYENPDETYWIPYCLSFLSRYPLYNLLGDYLRGMWIHWNKATNLFHAEEVSRILSFPAPRLNDLVRIDMKDYALCYQFPSSPTGFQNFAMWPLFCCLSIPNIVGVIEAAISPTRRIIFVSHYPAMLTMAAETVRYCVRVYEWSGLYVPVVHARHAKDLVQEPGPYILGITAECRSLFTAPTDALVVDLDRNFVLTSSPPTALNPSQRNKFVTRLTQSLNGDVTPSGVPPHLRSAYGGGKLVPAGQIIVMRGEVESIQDPEWWSQDSVMAVMDHVCEKMGRNTGIKAVFGGSVKKPLMTKVSMRHLNEIVRERNQYSRDALEAWQDFINLKGRMDTELNKVTKRNNYLNEELESWKQQFLKFQAFAEQLTKETQDLKAKIETHKRENRRLASLIDQQKDDNGRLNVRLGATEKQRDDALEALVLQQEIAEELERERKRNKKELAALQHTNVTILRQRDEARRVVLHLRSLIGGQSHHMEHLVQSLTKPDDLEREIEEGFEPEVGEDGVSPRDADANQARLLSAAAQANKRLSASSFKDVADRHLKDKTDAIAHIIRNIAEQCQAAVEGLQLAQDADFDERAASAARLRAQRRRSNLSATHSDDGHETQSNATSDMGDDSLLHPASGRISSIPPTPDLVPNRSSTAMSFASSAATPERSSQQYMIHQDIPTKIVEDDEDFDEDRSESETMPQQSVGKHTDSLIHRPSGARISALGGTR from the exons ATGGCGCCTTCGCTGCACGCACACTCGTCCTTCACCCGCCCACGGACCGGCGACCGCGATGGCCGACCTACCACCCGTGATCAGGGCGACAACAATCTGATCATCCCGAGCCGCACCTCTTCTCTCCACTCGCGCATCACCCAGCCGATTCCCTCGACCCTGAACGCGAAGCCCCAGCAGCGGACCCCCAAGACACTTACTCACGCCTACATGGTTTGCGGTGTCGGCAGAGAACCTTCCCAATGGGTCAAGGCTCCTGCCCCCGCCCAAGGCAAGATTGGTCACATGAAGGGTGCTGTTGGTCAATTCTGGCTGCCCGAGATCCTCGGAAGCAGTCCCAGGCTGGAGCAGGATAACGAGATCGCGAGGTCCTTACACGCTGCCATGCGG GCTTGCTTCCCCCACGATGTTGAGATCTGCACCGGCCGCAGCCAGCCTCACTGTGTCCACCATGCTTTCGTCTTGCAGCAGGACTCGTCTCACACCTTGTACGGTATCTGTCTGCGTGTGTGGTCGCGagccgacgagaagagggCAGAGACGATTCGCGATCTGCGCAAGAGAACCGAGCCCGACTACTACGAAAACCCTGACGAGACGTACTGGATCCCGTACTGCCTGTCGTTTCTTTCTCGGTACCCGCTGTACAACCTTCTGGGAGACTACTTGCGAGGCATGTGGATCCACTGGAACAAGGCGACCAACTTGTTTCACGCCGAGGAGGTCTCGCGCATCCTCAGCTTCCCGGCCCCGAGACTCAACGACCTTGTCAGGATTGATATGAAGGACTACGCTCTTTGCTACCAGTTCCCCTCATCGCCCACTGGCTTCCAGAACTTTGCCATGTGGCCCTTGTTCTGCTGTCTGTCCATCCCCAACATTGTTGGTGTtatcgaggccgccatctcgCCCACCCGCCGCATCATCTTCGTTAGTCACTACCCGGCCATGCTCACCATGGCTGCAGAGACTGTTCGATATTGCGTTCGCGTTTACGAATGGAGTGGTCTCTATGTGCCTGTTGTGCATGCTCGTCATGCCAAGGATTTGGTTCAGGAGCCGGGCCCTTACATTCTAGGCATCACCGCCGAGTGCCGCTCTCTCTTCACTGCGCCGACCGACGCCTTGGTAGTTGATCTCGACCGCAACTTTGTGCTCACCTCTAGCCCTCCGACCGCGCTGAATCCTAGCCAGCGCAACAAGTTTGTCACCCGTCTCACCCAGTCTCTCAATGGCGATGTCACTCCTTCCGGCGTCCCCCCCCATCTTCGGTCTGCGTATGGCGGTGGCAAGCTTGTCCCCGCCGGCCAGATCATCGTGATGCGTGGTGAGGTTGAGTCCATTCAGGACCCTGAGTGGTGGAGTCAGGATTCCGTTATGGCTGTCATGGACCACGTCTGCGAGAAGATGGGTCGCAACACTGGCATTAAGGCTGTCTTTGGCGGCTCCGTCAAGAAGCCTTTGATGACAAAGGTCTCGATGAGGCACCTCAACGAAATTGTCCGCGAGAGGAATCAGTACTCTCGCGATGCCCTCGAGGCCTGGCAGGATTTCATCAACCTGAAGGGTCGCATGGACACCGAGCTCAACAAGGTCACTAAGCGCAACAATTATCTcaacgaggagctcgagagctGGAAACAGCAG TTTCTCAAGTTCCAGGCGTTCGCCGAACAGCTCACCAAGGAAACCCAGGATCTtaaggccaagatcgagacGCACAAGAGGGAGAACAGGCGTCTCGCAAGTCTCATCGACCAGCAAAAAGATGACAACGGACGTCTCAACGTTCGTCTTGGTGCTACCGAGAAGCAGCGCGACGATGCActcgaggccctcgtcctccaaCAGGAGATTGCCGAGGAGCTTGAACGCGAACGTAAGCGCAACAAGAAGGAGCTTGCTGCTCTTCAGCACACCAACGTCACCATTCTCAGACAACGTGACGAGGCTCGCCGTGTCGTGCTGCATCTTCGCAGCTTAATAGGCGGACAGAGTCACCACATGGAGCACCTGGTCCAGTCTTTGACCAAGCCTGACGACTTGGAGCGTGAGATTGAGGAGGGCTTCGAGCCAGAGGTCGGTGAGGACGGCGTCTCCCCCAGGGACGCTGATGCCAACCAGGCCCGTCTCCTCTCAGCTGCCGCCCAGGCAAACAAGAGACTCTCTGCTTCAAGTTTCAAGGACGTGGCAGACCGCCAcctcaaggacaagacgGATGCCATCGCCCACATTATTCGCAACATTGCTGAGCAATGCCAGGCTGCTGTTGAGGGCCTGCAGCTGGCTCAGGATGCCGACTTTGATGAAcgcgccgccagcgccgccagaCTTCGCGCTCAGCGCCGTCGCAGCAACTTGTCCGCTACCCACAGCGACGATGGTCACGAGACGCAGTCAAATGCGACGTCCGACATGGGCGACGAcagcctcctccaccccGCCTCTGGTCGGATATCCAGCATCCCCCCTACCCCGGACCTGGTCCCAAACCGAAGCAGCACGGCCATGTCATTCGCTTCCAGCGCCGCGACCCCTGAGCGGTCAAGTCAGCAGTACATGATCCACCAGGACA